One Phaseolus vulgaris cultivar G19833 chromosome 11, P. vulgaris v2.0, whole genome shotgun sequence genomic window carries:
- the LOC137831630 gene encoding receptor-like serine/threonine-protein kinase SD1-8 isoform X2 — translation MPSLTILLFLFFSKFSAASDTITQYGSLEEDKTLVSNNGIFELGFFTPSTTSSNRYLGIWYTNIPLRTVVWVANRESPITDNSTKLSINSQGDLVLSHSNTVIWSTNTTTTTGVLVVAQILDSGNLVLRDDKDTNPENYFWQSFDYPSDTFLPGMKIGWDLKKGLNRGLTAWKNWDDPSPGDFTGFISQTSYPEEVMWKGSTKFYRSGPWDGTKLSGSPTLSNSVVSYTIVSNKDEFYATYSTNDSSVISRLVLNQTLYLRQRLTWNNDGKTWRVSSQLPSDLCDGYNICGAFGICDVSKAPMCRCLDGFKPKAPQNWTQMNFHEGCVHNQTWSCMDKTKDGFLRFANVKTPETTFSWVNASMTLEECKNKCRENCSCKAYANSDITGEGSGCVIWLGDLLDIRIMANAGQDLYVRLAVSETENRHGNDHSKRKVVVFASTICSAIVILLISIFIYWSSKRKTKVKGMENESQEEDFEQPLFDLASVEHATNYFSNHNKLGEGGFGQVYRGTLPDGREIAVKRLSQTSTQGLKEFKNEVMLCAQLQHRNLVKVLGCCIQHNEKLLLYEYMANKSLDFFLFDSSGRKLLDWPKRHRIINGIARGLQYLHQDSRLRIIHRDLKASNVLLDDKMNPKISDFGLARMCGDDQIEGQTNKVVGT, via the exons ATGCCCAGTCTTACTATTCTCTTATTTTTGTTCTTCTCTAAATTTTCGGCCGCTTCAGATACCATCACCCAGTATGGGTCACTTGAAGAAGACAAGACCTTGGTTTCAAACAATGGAATCTTTGAGTTGGGTTTCTTCACCCCATCTACCACTTCCTCAAACCGCTATCTAGGAATCTGGTACACAAACATACCCCTCAGAACCGTTGTTTGGGTTGCAAACCGTGAAAGTCCAATCACCGACAACTCAACAAAGTTGAGCATAAACTCACAGGGAGACCTCGTACTCAGCCACAGCAACACCGTTATTTGGTCAActaacacaacaacaacaacaggGGTGCTTGTGGTGGCACAGATTTTGGACTCAGGCAACTTGGTTCTCAGAGACGACAAAGACACGAATCCTGAAAACTACTTCTGGCAGAGTTTTGACTATCCTTCAGACACGTTTCTTCCTGGCATGAAAATAGGGTGGGACTTGAAGAAAGGGCTTAACAGGGGCCTAACCGCGTGGAAAAACTGGGATGACCCTTCACCAGGGGACTTCACGGGATTCATTTCACAAACAAGTTATCCTGAAGAGGTTATGTGGAAGGGCTCTACAAAGTTCTACAGAAGTGGCCCTTGGGATGGAACTAAATTAAGCGGTAGCCCCACTTTGTCCAACTCGGTAGTAAGCTACACGATTGTCTCCAACAAGGATGAATTCTACGCTACATATAGCACGAATGATAGCTCAGTGATTTCAAGACTTGTGTTGAATCAAACGCTTTATCTTCGTCAGCGCTTGACATGGAACAATGATGGTAAAACGTGGAGGGTGTCTTCTCAGTTGCCAAGTGATTTATGCGACGGCTATAATATATGTGGCGCGTTTGGGATTTGTGACGTTAGTAAGGCACCCATGTGCAGGTGTTTAGATGGATTCAAGCCAAAAGCACCCCAAAACTGGACCCAGATGAACTTTCATGAAGGGTGCGTGCACAACCAAACTTGGAGCTGCATGGACAAGACTAAAGATGGGTTTCTCAGATTCGCTAACGTAAAGACACCAGAGACTACATTTTCATGGGTTAATGCAAGTATGACACTTGAGGAATGCAAGAACAAATGCAGGGAAAATTGCTCATGCAAAGCTTATGCAAATTCAGACATAACAGGAGAAGGTAGTGGGTGTGTCATTTGGTTAGGTGATCTGTTAGATATAAGAATCATGGCAAATGCTGGACAAGATCTGTATGTTAGATTGGCCGTGTCAGAAACAG AAAATCGACATGGGAATGATCATTCGAAGAGAAAGGTAGTTGTGTTTGCAAGCACCATTTGCTCAGCTATTGTGATACTATTGATTTCCATATTCATTTATTGGAGtagcaaaagaaaaaccaaag TCAAAGGAATGGAAAATGAAAGCCAAGAAGAAGACTTTGAGCAACCTTTGTTTGACCTTGCCTCAGTAGAACACGCAACAAATTACTTCTCAAATCACAATAAGCTTGGTGAAGGTGGTTTTGGGCAAGTATATAGG GGAACACTACCCGATGGACGAGAGATTGCTGTTAAGAGACTTTCACAAACATCTACACAAGGATTAAAAGAATTTAAGAATGAGGTTATGTTATGTGCCCAACTTCAACATCGAAATCTAGTAAAAGTTCTTGGATGTTGCATTCAACATAACGAGAAACTGCTTTTGTACGAATATATGGCCAACAAAAGCTTAGACTTCTTTCTCTTTG ATTCTAGTGGAAGAAAGTTGCTTGATTGGCCTAAGCGTCATCGCATCATAAATGGAATTGCTCGAGGATTACAATATCTTCATCAAGACTCCAGACTAAGAATCATACATAGAGATCTTAAGGCGAGTAACGTGTTATTAGATGATAAAATGAATCCAAAAATTTCAGATTTCGGTTTAGCTCGAATGTGTGGAgatgatcagattgaaggacaaaCAAACAAAGTAGTTGGTACATA g
- the LOC137831630 gene encoding G-type lectin S-receptor-like serine/threonine-protein kinase At4g27290 isoform X1 → MPSLTILLFLFFSKFSAASDTITQYGSLEEDKTLVSNNGIFELGFFTPSTTSSNRYLGIWYTNIPLRTVVWVANRESPITDNSTKLSINSQGDLVLSHSNTVIWSTNTTTTTGVLVVAQILDSGNLVLRDDKDTNPENYFWQSFDYPSDTFLPGMKIGWDLKKGLNRGLTAWKNWDDPSPGDFTGFISQTSYPEEVMWKGSTKFYRSGPWDGTKLSGSPTLSNSVVSYTIVSNKDEFYATYSTNDSSVISRLVLNQTLYLRQRLTWNNDGKTWRVSSQLPSDLCDGYNICGAFGICDVSKAPMCRCLDGFKPKAPQNWTQMNFHEGCVHNQTWSCMDKTKDGFLRFANVKTPETTFSWVNASMTLEECKNKCRENCSCKAYANSDITGEGSGCVIWLGDLLDIRIMANAGQDLYVRLAVSETENRHGNDHSKRKVVVFASTICSAIVILLISIFIYWSSKRKTKVKGMENESQEEDFEQPLFDLASVEHATNYFSNHNKLGEGGFGQVYRGTLPDGREIAVKRLSQTSTQGLKEFKNEVMLCAQLQHRNLVKVLGCCIQHNEKLLLYEYMANKSLDFFLFDSSGRKLLDWPKRHRIINGIARGLQYLHQDSRLRIIHRDLKASNVLLDDKMNPKISDFGLARMCGDDQIEGQTNKVVGTYGYMSPEYAFDGIFSTKSDVFSFGVLLLEIVSGKKNRLFHPNDYNNLIDHAWGLWREGNAIQFIDSSLEDSSILNEALRCIHIGLLCVQHHPNERPNMDLVITMLNNENILPLPKEPSYLIKDILTSRKSSCKSLASFSVNNVTISMLSDR, encoded by the exons ATGCCCAGTCTTACTATTCTCTTATTTTTGTTCTTCTCTAAATTTTCGGCCGCTTCAGATACCATCACCCAGTATGGGTCACTTGAAGAAGACAAGACCTTGGTTTCAAACAATGGAATCTTTGAGTTGGGTTTCTTCACCCCATCTACCACTTCCTCAAACCGCTATCTAGGAATCTGGTACACAAACATACCCCTCAGAACCGTTGTTTGGGTTGCAAACCGTGAAAGTCCAATCACCGACAACTCAACAAAGTTGAGCATAAACTCACAGGGAGACCTCGTACTCAGCCACAGCAACACCGTTATTTGGTCAActaacacaacaacaacaacaggGGTGCTTGTGGTGGCACAGATTTTGGACTCAGGCAACTTGGTTCTCAGAGACGACAAAGACACGAATCCTGAAAACTACTTCTGGCAGAGTTTTGACTATCCTTCAGACACGTTTCTTCCTGGCATGAAAATAGGGTGGGACTTGAAGAAAGGGCTTAACAGGGGCCTAACCGCGTGGAAAAACTGGGATGACCCTTCACCAGGGGACTTCACGGGATTCATTTCACAAACAAGTTATCCTGAAGAGGTTATGTGGAAGGGCTCTACAAAGTTCTACAGAAGTGGCCCTTGGGATGGAACTAAATTAAGCGGTAGCCCCACTTTGTCCAACTCGGTAGTAAGCTACACGATTGTCTCCAACAAGGATGAATTCTACGCTACATATAGCACGAATGATAGCTCAGTGATTTCAAGACTTGTGTTGAATCAAACGCTTTATCTTCGTCAGCGCTTGACATGGAACAATGATGGTAAAACGTGGAGGGTGTCTTCTCAGTTGCCAAGTGATTTATGCGACGGCTATAATATATGTGGCGCGTTTGGGATTTGTGACGTTAGTAAGGCACCCATGTGCAGGTGTTTAGATGGATTCAAGCCAAAAGCACCCCAAAACTGGACCCAGATGAACTTTCATGAAGGGTGCGTGCACAACCAAACTTGGAGCTGCATGGACAAGACTAAAGATGGGTTTCTCAGATTCGCTAACGTAAAGACACCAGAGACTACATTTTCATGGGTTAATGCAAGTATGACACTTGAGGAATGCAAGAACAAATGCAGGGAAAATTGCTCATGCAAAGCTTATGCAAATTCAGACATAACAGGAGAAGGTAGTGGGTGTGTCATTTGGTTAGGTGATCTGTTAGATATAAGAATCATGGCAAATGCTGGACAAGATCTGTATGTTAGATTGGCCGTGTCAGAAACAG AAAATCGACATGGGAATGATCATTCGAAGAGAAAGGTAGTTGTGTTTGCAAGCACCATTTGCTCAGCTATTGTGATACTATTGATTTCCATATTCATTTATTGGAGtagcaaaagaaaaaccaaag TCAAAGGAATGGAAAATGAAAGCCAAGAAGAAGACTTTGAGCAACCTTTGTTTGACCTTGCCTCAGTAGAACACGCAACAAATTACTTCTCAAATCACAATAAGCTTGGTGAAGGTGGTTTTGGGCAAGTATATAGG GGAACACTACCCGATGGACGAGAGATTGCTGTTAAGAGACTTTCACAAACATCTACACAAGGATTAAAAGAATTTAAGAATGAGGTTATGTTATGTGCCCAACTTCAACATCGAAATCTAGTAAAAGTTCTTGGATGTTGCATTCAACATAACGAGAAACTGCTTTTGTACGAATATATGGCCAACAAAAGCTTAGACTTCTTTCTCTTTG ATTCTAGTGGAAGAAAGTTGCTTGATTGGCCTAAGCGTCATCGCATCATAAATGGAATTGCTCGAGGATTACAATATCTTCATCAAGACTCCAGACTAAGAATCATACATAGAGATCTTAAGGCGAGTAACGTGTTATTAGATGATAAAATGAATCCAAAAATTTCAGATTTCGGTTTAGCTCGAATGTGTGGAgatgatcagattgaaggacaaaCAAACAAAGTAGTTGGTACATA tggTTATATGTCACCTGAATATGCTTTTGATGGAATATTTTCCACCAAATCCGATGTGTTTAGCTTCGGTGTATTATTGCTTGAGATAGTAAGTGGCAAGAAAAACAGGCTCTTTCATCCAAACGACTACAATAATCTTATTGATCAT gCATGGGGATTGTGGAGAGAGGGAAATGCAATACAATTTATTGACTCTAGTTTGGAGGATTCAAGCATTCTAAACGAAGCCCTACGTTGTATTCATATTGGTCTTTTATGTGTACAACATCATCCTAATGAAAGACCAAACATGGATTTGGTGATCACAATGTTGAACAACGAGAACATATTACCTCTTCCCAAGGAGCCTAGCTACTTAATCAAAGACATCTTAACTAGTAGAAAATCTTCTTGTAAGAGCCTTGCATCCTTTTCTGTTAATAACGTCACTATCTCAATGTTAAGTGATAGATAG
- the LOC137808038 gene encoding secreted RxLR effector protein 161-like: MEKSNSVKNPIVPGVRLMKDEGGVKVNATMYKQLVGSLMYLTATRPDLMYVVCLISRFMASPTELHLQAVKRVLRYLKGTVNLRVFYRKEGNRELMAYTDSDYAGDVDDRKSTSGYVFLLSDGAVSWSSKKQPVVTFSTTEAEFVAAASCVCQGVWMRRVLEKLGHSQGKCTTVLCDNSSTIKLSKNPVMHGRSKHIDVRFHFLRDLTREGVVELKHCVTQEQVADIMTKPFKLDVFLKLRESMGVCVIPRVN; the protein is encoded by the coding sequence ATGGAGAAGAGTAATAGCGTGAAAAATCCCATTGTTCCTGGGGTTAGACTAATGAAGGATGAAGGAGGGGTCAAAGTGAATGCTACAATGTACAAACAATTGGTAGGAAGTCTTATGTATTTAACTGCGACAAGGCCGGACTTGATGTATGTGGTGTGTCTCATTAGCAGATTCATGGCAAGTCCAACTGAGTTGCATTTGCAAGCTGTGAAAAGGGTGTTAAGATACTTGAAAGGTACTGTGAACTTGAGAGTTTTTTATCGAAAGGAGGGTAATAGAGAATTGATGGCATATACAGACAGTGATTATGCAGGAGATGTAGATGACAGGAAAAGCACTTCCGGTTATGTGTTTCTACTCAGTGATGGAGCTGTGTCCTGGTCCTCTAAAAAACAACCTGTAGTTACTTTTTCCACTACTGAAGCAGAGTTTGTGGCAGCTGCTTCTTGTGTTTGTCAAGGGGTGTGGATGAGGAGAGTATTGGAGAAGCTTGGTCATTCTCAAGGCAAGTGTACCACTGTGTTATGTGACAACAGTTCTACCATTAAGCTATCCAAGAACCCAGTCATGCATGGACGCAGCAAACATATTGATGTAAGGTTTCATTTCTTGCGTGATTTGACCAGAGAAGGAGTCGTTGAGCTGAAGCATTGTGTCACACAAGAACAAGTTGCAGACATTATGACAAAACCATTTAAGCTGGATGTGTTCTTGAAGTTGCGTGAGTCAATGGGTGTATGTGTGATACCACGAGTAAACTGA